In Bradysia coprophila strain Holo2 unplaced genomic scaffold, BU_Bcop_v1 contig_358, whole genome shotgun sequence, one DNA window encodes the following:
- the LOC119081311 gene encoding putative gamma-glutamylcyclotransferase CG2811 isoform X4 — MISKMASSLSKVFVYGTLKRGQPNHYWLTNSNNGFASFLTNGTTKDKYPLVISTQYNIPFLLNNPGIGKNIKGEIYEIDSEMLSKLDILEDYPELYDRQIEDIVTKDGLVPCWVYLLRKFPPKLLDKTYLEEYASTNDLPYLESYSNSTEPDDVFDISKDQL; from the exons atg ATATCTAAAATGGCTAGCTCATTGTCCAAAGTCTTTGTTTATGGGACTTTGAAGAGAGGCCAACCGAACCACTACTGGCTGACAAATTCCAATAACGGATTCGCTTCATTCCTTACCAATGGCACTACAAAGGACAAATATCCTCTTGTCATAAGTACACAATACAACATTCCATTTCTTCTGAACAATCCAGGAATTGGGAAGAATATCAAAGgagaaatttatgaaattgacTCAGAAATGTTAAGCAAACTGGACATTTTAGAAGATTATCCAGAATTATATGATCGGCAAATCGAAGATATTGTGACAAAGGATGG gCTTGTACCCTGTTGGGTGTATCTGCTCAGGAaatttccaccaaaattacTAGACAAAACTTATCTCGAAGAATACGCCAGTACCAATGATCTACCTTATTTGGAGAG TTACAGTAATTCTACAGAGCCAGATGATGTGTTTGATATTTCTAAGGATCAACTTTGA
- the LOC119081312 gene encoding putative gamma-glutamylcyclotransferase CG2811 isoform X2 — protein MVKSTYISEMSNSLLKVFVYGTLKNGQPNHHWLTNTSNGLAKFLAQGKTKDLFPLVIATPYNVPFLLNNPGIGLNIKGEIYDIDERMLGQLDILEDYPRLYDRQIQDIVTCDGIIQCWMYLLKSFPNQLLDKPHMDEYKNSIEMPYIESYITNCTPDDLIGDSANL, from the exons atg GTTAAGTCAACGTATATATCCGAAATGAGCAACAGTTTGTTGAAGGTGTTTGTTTACGGAACCTTAAAAAATGGTCAACCCAATCACCACTGGCTAACAAACACTTCAAATGGCTTGGCGAAATTCCTGGCACAAGGAAAAACGAAAGATTTATTTCCGCTGGTGATAGCTACTCCGTATAATGTTCCGTTTCTTCTAAATAATCCTGGAATCGGACTTAACATTAAAG gaGAGATCTACGACATTGACGAAAGAATGTTGGGACAATTAGATATCCTTGAAGACTACCCGAGACTCTATGATCGACAAATACAGGATATTGTCACTTGTGAtgg GATCATTCAGTGTTGGATGTATTTGTTAAAGAGTTTTCCAAATCAACTACTCGACAAACCCCATATGGACGAATATAAAAACTCCATTGAAATGCCGTACATAGAAAG TTATATCACCAACTGTACGCCGGACGATTTGATTGGTGATTCGGcaaatttatga
- the LOC119081313 gene encoding troponin C-akin-1 protein-like: MVNFKQAANTLKKLFVYGTLKSGEANHNILQNSSNGVAKYWCKATTTKKMPLVIGTRYNIPFLLNKPGVGSYVTGEIYEVDEKMMEILDNLEDCQRLYKRDTQLMNMGIGEGNVPCDVFLLDKYPEHLLDLPYLTEYKNSHEHPYIKKSLRNKGLGEEDFTPASAAA; encoded by the exons ATGGTGAATTTTAAG CAAGCTGCTAATACTCTTAAAAAACTATTCGTCTACGGTACCTTAAAATCAGGAGAAGCCAATCACAATATCTTACAAAATTCCTCAAATGGCGTTGCTAAATATTGGTGCAAGGCAACGACAACCAAAAAGATGCCCCTGGTCATTGGTACACGCTACAACATTCCATTTTTGCTCAATAAGCCAGGAGTAGGAAGCTATGTAACTGGTGAAATTTACGAGGTCGATgaaaaaatgatggaaatctTGGATAATTTGGAAGATTGTCAGCGATTGTACAAACGAGATACGCAATTAATGAATATGGGAATCGGTGAAGG AAACGTTCCCTGCGATGTCTTTTTGTTGGACAAGTATCCTGAACATCTACTCGATTTGCCATACTTGACGgaatacaaaaattctcacGAGCATCCATACATTAAGAAGTCTTTAAGAAATAAGGGTCTTGGAGAAGAGGATTTCACTCCAGCCTCAGCAGCTGCATAA
- the LOC119081311 gene encoding putative gamma-glutamylcyclotransferase CG2811 isoform X1, which translates to MRISLQVSKLFVLLLIIVYLTVQCSLQNVISKMASSLSKVFVYGTLKRGQPNHYWLTNSNNGFASFLTNGTTKDKYPLVISTQYNIPFLLNNPGIGKNIKGEIYEIDSEMLSKLDILEDYPELYDRQIEDIVTKDGLVPCWVYLLRKFPPKLLDKTYLEEYASTNDLPYLESYSNSTEPDDVFDISKDQL; encoded by the exons ATGAGAATATCGTTACAAGTATCAAAACTGTTCGTTTTGCTGcttattattgtttatttgactGTTCAATGTTCATTGCAAAACGTG ATATCTAAAATGGCTAGCTCATTGTCCAAAGTCTTTGTTTATGGGACTTTGAAGAGAGGCCAACCGAACCACTACTGGCTGACAAATTCCAATAACGGATTCGCTTCATTCCTTACCAATGGCACTACAAAGGACAAATATCCTCTTGTCATAAGTACACAATACAACATTCCATTTCTTCTGAACAATCCAGGAATTGGGAAGAATATCAAAGgagaaatttatgaaattgacTCAGAAATGTTAAGCAAACTGGACATTTTAGAAGATTATCCAGAATTATATGATCGGCAAATCGAAGATATTGTGACAAAGGATGG gCTTGTACCCTGTTGGGTGTATCTGCTCAGGAaatttccaccaaaattacTAGACAAAACTTATCTCGAAGAATACGCCAGTACCAATGATCTACCTTATTTGGAGAG TTACAGTAATTCTACAGAGCCAGATGATGTGTTTGATATTTCTAAGGATCAACTTTGA
- the LOC119081311 gene encoding putative gamma-glutamylcyclotransferase CG2811 isoform X2, with the protein MRISLQVSKLFVLLLIIVYLTVQCSLQNISKMASSLSKVFVYGTLKRGQPNHYWLTNSNNGFASFLTNGTTKDKYPLVISTQYNIPFLLNNPGIGKNIKGEIYEIDSEMLSKLDILEDYPELYDRQIEDIVTKDGLVPCWVYLLRKFPPKLLDKTYLEEYASTNDLPYLESYSNSTEPDDVFDISKDQL; encoded by the exons ATGAGAATATCGTTACAAGTATCAAAACTGTTCGTTTTGCTGcttattattgtttatttgactGTTCAATGTTCATTGCAAAAC ATATCTAAAATGGCTAGCTCATTGTCCAAAGTCTTTGTTTATGGGACTTTGAAGAGAGGCCAACCGAACCACTACTGGCTGACAAATTCCAATAACGGATTCGCTTCATTCCTTACCAATGGCACTACAAAGGACAAATATCCTCTTGTCATAAGTACACAATACAACATTCCATTTCTTCTGAACAATCCAGGAATTGGGAAGAATATCAAAGgagaaatttatgaaattgacTCAGAAATGTTAAGCAAACTGGACATTTTAGAAGATTATCCAGAATTATATGATCGGCAAATCGAAGATATTGTGACAAAGGATGG gCTTGTACCCTGTTGGGTGTATCTGCTCAGGAaatttccaccaaaattacTAGACAAAACTTATCTCGAAGAATACGCCAGTACCAATGATCTACCTTATTTGGAGAG TTACAGTAATTCTACAGAGCCAGATGATGTGTTTGATATTTCTAAGGATCAACTTTGA
- the LOC119081311 gene encoding putative gamma-glutamylcyclotransferase CG2811 isoform X3, which produces MLHALTTMISKMASSLSKVFVYGTLKRGQPNHYWLTNSNNGFASFLTNGTTKDKYPLVISTQYNIPFLLNNPGIGKNIKGEIYEIDSEMLSKLDILEDYPELYDRQIEDIVTKDGLVPCWVYLLRKFPPKLLDKTYLEEYASTNDLPYLESYSNSTEPDDVFDISKDQL; this is translated from the exons aTGCTGCATGCGCTGACAACCATG ATATCTAAAATGGCTAGCTCATTGTCCAAAGTCTTTGTTTATGGGACTTTGAAGAGAGGCCAACCGAACCACTACTGGCTGACAAATTCCAATAACGGATTCGCTTCATTCCTTACCAATGGCACTACAAAGGACAAATATCCTCTTGTCATAAGTACACAATACAACATTCCATTTCTTCTGAACAATCCAGGAATTGGGAAGAATATCAAAGgagaaatttatgaaattgacTCAGAAATGTTAAGCAAACTGGACATTTTAGAAGATTATCCAGAATTATATGATCGGCAAATCGAAGATATTGTGACAAAGGATGG gCTTGTACCCTGTTGGGTGTATCTGCTCAGGAaatttccaccaaaattacTAGACAAAACTTATCTCGAAGAATACGCCAGTACCAATGATCTACCTTATTTGGAGAG TTACAGTAATTCTACAGAGCCAGATGATGTGTTTGATATTTCTAAGGATCAACTTTGA
- the LOC119081311 gene encoding putative gamma-glutamylcyclotransferase CG2811 isoform X5, with translation MASSLSKVFVYGTLKRGQPNHYWLTNSNNGFASFLTNGTTKDKYPLVISTQYNIPFLLNNPGIGKNIKGEIYEIDSEMLSKLDILEDYPELYDRQIEDIVTKDGLVPCWVYLLRKFPPKLLDKTYLEEYASTNDLPYLESYSNSTEPDDVFDISKDQL, from the exons ATGGCTAGCTCATTGTCCAAAGTCTTTGTTTATGGGACTTTGAAGAGAGGCCAACCGAACCACTACTGGCTGACAAATTCCAATAACGGATTCGCTTCATTCCTTACCAATGGCACTACAAAGGACAAATATCCTCTTGTCATAAGTACACAATACAACATTCCATTTCTTCTGAACAATCCAGGAATTGGGAAGAATATCAAAGgagaaatttatgaaattgacTCAGAAATGTTAAGCAAACTGGACATTTTAGAAGATTATCCAGAATTATATGATCGGCAAATCGAAGATATTGTGACAAAGGATGG gCTTGTACCCTGTTGGGTGTATCTGCTCAGGAaatttccaccaaaattacTAGACAAAACTTATCTCGAAGAATACGCCAGTACCAATGATCTACCTTATTTGGAGAG TTACAGTAATTCTACAGAGCCAGATGATGTGTTTGATATTTCTAAGGATCAACTTTGA
- the LOC119081312 gene encoding putative gamma-glutamylcyclotransferase CG2811 isoform X1: protein MRTMCLVKSTYISEMSNSLLKVFVYGTLKNGQPNHHWLTNTSNGLAKFLAQGKTKDLFPLVIATPYNVPFLLNNPGIGLNIKGEIYDIDERMLGQLDILEDYPRLYDRQIQDIVTCDGIIQCWMYLLKSFPNQLLDKPHMDEYKNSIEMPYIESYITNCTPDDLIGDSANL from the exons GTTAAGTCAACGTATATATCCGAAATGAGCAACAGTTTGTTGAAGGTGTTTGTTTACGGAACCTTAAAAAATGGTCAACCCAATCACCACTGGCTAACAAACACTTCAAATGGCTTGGCGAAATTCCTGGCACAAGGAAAAACGAAAGATTTATTTCCGCTGGTGATAGCTACTCCGTATAATGTTCCGTTTCTTCTAAATAATCCTGGAATCGGACTTAACATTAAAG gaGAGATCTACGACATTGACGAAAGAATGTTGGGACAATTAGATATCCTTGAAGACTACCCGAGACTCTATGATCGACAAATACAGGATATTGTCACTTGTGAtgg GATCATTCAGTGTTGGATGTATTTGTTAAAGAGTTTTCCAAATCAACTACTCGACAAACCCCATATGGACGAATATAAAAACTCCATTGAAATGCCGTACATAGAAAG TTATATCACCAACTGTACGCCGGACGATTTGATTGGTGATTCGGcaaatttatga
- the LOC119081312 gene encoding putative gamma-glutamylcyclotransferase CG2811 isoform X3: MSNSLLKVFVYGTLKNGQPNHHWLTNTSNGLAKFLAQGKTKDLFPLVIATPYNVPFLLNNPGIGLNIKGEIYDIDERMLGQLDILEDYPRLYDRQIQDIVTCDGIIQCWMYLLKSFPNQLLDKPHMDEYKNSIEMPYIESYITNCTPDDLIGDSANL, encoded by the exons ATGAGCAACAGTTTGTTGAAGGTGTTTGTTTACGGAACCTTAAAAAATGGTCAACCCAATCACCACTGGCTAACAAACACTTCAAATGGCTTGGCGAAATTCCTGGCACAAGGAAAAACGAAAGATTTATTTCCGCTGGTGATAGCTACTCCGTATAATGTTCCGTTTCTTCTAAATAATCCTGGAATCGGACTTAACATTAAAG gaGAGATCTACGACATTGACGAAAGAATGTTGGGACAATTAGATATCCTTGAAGACTACCCGAGACTCTATGATCGACAAATACAGGATATTGTCACTTGTGAtgg GATCATTCAGTGTTGGATGTATTTGTTAAAGAGTTTTCCAAATCAACTACTCGACAAACCCCATATGGACGAATATAAAAACTCCATTGAAATGCCGTACATAGAAAG TTATATCACCAACTGTACGCCGGACGATTTGATTGGTGATTCGGcaaatttatga
- the LOC119081308 gene encoding protein CDV3 homolog, which translates to MADLDDFFAKKDRKKGKSKKLTPSEELARKIEDTSKPSQSAKKPGQEDDEGVIHEEVHVSSVNEDEWKEYQEEERKDYTGLKLGLLQITDDDQLDGDAEGGEYGSDGEMYSENPDKTRSGPWKKVEEEAEKPVKKEPVQEKAPVSSVYVSPALRNAQMLKATKLKKGVLPDINNEEFFPVLGSAKPEEVKKKRPEPGFEEVKHGGRIQRSSDLQTNAPVSIGNRFGSLADS; encoded by the exons ATGGCTGATCTGGACGATTTCTTTGCGAAAAAAGATCGGAAAAagggaaaatcgaaaaaactcACACCTAGTGAAGAGCTGGCAAGGAAAATCGAGGACACGTCAAAGCCCAGTCAGAGTGCGAAAAAACCTGGCCAAGAAGATGACGAAGGCGTAATTCACGAGGAGGTTCACGTATCG TCTGTAAACGAAGACGAATGGAAAGAATATCAGGAAGAAGAACGAAAAGACTATACAGGCTTAAAACTGGGACTGCTACAAATCACTGATGATGATCAACTAGATGGTGACGCCGAGGGCGGTGAATATGGTAGCGATGGTGAAATGTATTCAGAAAATCCAGACAAAACGAGATCGGGTCCTTGGAAAAAGGTTGAAGAAGAAGCCGAAAAGCCAGTCAAGAAAGAGCCAGTCCAGGAGAAAGCTCCAGTTTCGTCAGTTTATGTCAGTCCGGCTCTACGAAATGCTCAA ATGCTAAAAGCGACCAAATTGAAAAAGGGAGTTCTTCCAGACATTAACAACGAAGAATTCTTCCCTGTGTTAGGATCTGCCAAGCCGgaagaagtaaaaaagaaACGCCCCGAGCCGGGATTCGAGGAAGTCAAACACGGCGGCCGTATTCAGCGATCATCCGATCTTCAAACCAATGCTCCAGTGTCAATAGGAAATCGTTTCGGATCGCTAGCAGACAGCTAG